In the genome of Vicia villosa cultivar HV-30 ecotype Madison, WI linkage group LG7, Vvil1.0, whole genome shotgun sequence, one region contains:
- the LOC131620588 gene encoding E3 ubiquitin-protein ligase WAVH1-like: MVAGWRKAFHTSKDKDSISKVLVETNPQHLDFNNINGSPQNNLRCRTSDSNSSLDNKSNNSPKWSLSSSPNSPSSYYTLLKSTLGLSKSLCGICSQSVKTGEGKAIFTAECSHVFHFPCIAAHVKNQQIVTCPVCGTNWNDLQPENTARSVKTTTSLKLPNYNDDEPLLSSTFVSRFNTIPESDENEEEQQQEQEGEEDEENKETIEFQGFGVSSTRTFDAFLLPESALMASNKSFKTLIAVLKVKAKPCNAVANRPPVDLVTVLDIGCSVSGEDFLMLKHSMQVVISSLGSSDRLSVVTFSGGSKRLFPLRRMTGRGRRSARRIVDALVANEVSSDEAPARKEAVMKAAKILEDRRQKNPVTKIILLTNSYEDRRLTSTRFSNLEIPVHALNYSRAVYDSAFTERVGNLLRVVAQDIKFEFHNTISGEISAVKSPYSATLGDIHAAEERELVVELKVPSSHGSHSHVLSVRSSYRDPFTQEFVHSKERMISTPRALPVGSLDSKIKRLIRLHVSTRTRANADVKKPNPETPQEWLRRLQAEEKVEPFTPISAWKAAEKLAKVAMMRKSMNKVSDLHGFEDARF, encoded by the exons ATGGTTGCTGGATGGAGAAAAGCATTTCACACATCCAAAGATAAAGACTCCATCTCCAAAGTGTTGGTAGAGACAAACCCCCAACATTTGGACTTCAACAACATCAATGGAAGTCCTCAAAACAACCTCCGTTGTCGAACCTCTGACTCCAATTCATCCCTAGACAACAAAAGCAACAACAGTCCCAAGTGGTCATTATCATCATCCCCTAATTCTCCATCATCTTATTACACTCTTCTCAAATCTACCTTAGGCCTTTCCAAA AGTTTATGTGGAATTTGTTCACAGAGTGTAAAAACTGGTGAAGGAAAAGCAATTTTCACAGCGGAATGTTCTCATGTTTTTCACTTTCCATGCATAGCAGCTCACGTGAAAAATCAACAAATCGTCACGTGCCCTGTATGCGGAACTAACTGGAACGACCTTCAACCAGAGAATACTGCACGTAGCGTCAAAACGACGACGTCGTTGAAGCTCCCAAACTACAACGACGACGAGCCACTCTTGTCGTCTACCTTCGTTTCACGATTCAACACGATACCTGAATCAGATGAAAacgaagaagaacaacaacaagaacaagaaggagaagaagatgaagaaaacaaagaaactattgAATTTCAAGGCTTCGGTGTTTCTTCAACTAGAACGTTTGATGCGTTCTTGTTACCAGAGTCTGCGCTTATGGCATCTAACAAGAGTTTCAAGACTTTGATTGCAGTGTTAAAGGTGAAGGCAAAGCCGTGTAATGCGGTGGCGAATCGGCCGCCGGTGGATCTCGTGACGGTGCTAGATATCGGTTGTTCTGTTTCCGGTGAAGATTTTTTGATGCTGAAACATTCAATGCAAGTTGTGATCTCTTCGCTCGGTTCATCTGATCGTCTCTCGGTTGTTACATTCTCCGGCGGATCCAAACGGTTGTTTCCGTTAAGGAGGATGACCGGCCGCGGTCGTAGATCGGCGCGTCGCATTGTAGACGCGCTTGTTGCTAATGAGGTGAGCAGCGATGAAGCCCCGGCGAGGAAGGAGGCGGTGATGAAAGCAGCGAAAATTTTAGAAGATCGCCGGCAGAAGAATCCTGTTACCAAAATTATACTCCTTACAAACAGTTACGAAGATAGAAGATTAACTTCCACGCGCTTCTCAAATTTGGAAATCCCGGTTCACGCTCTTAATTACTCACGCGCAGTTTATGACAGCGCGTTTACGGAACGCGTCGGGAATTTGTTACGCGTGGTTGCTCAAGACATCAAGTTCGAATTCCATAACACAATTTCCGGGGAGATCTCCGCCGTTAAATCACCGTATTCCGCCACGCTCGGAGATATCCACGCGGCAGAGGAGCGTGAGTTGGTTGTTGAGTTAAAAGTGCCTTCATCTCATGGGTCCCACAGCCACGTTCTTTCCGTACGGTCCTCATATCGTGACCCTTTTACACAAGAGTTTGTTCATTCCAAGGAGCGTATGATTAGTACTCCACGCGCCCTCCCCGTTGGATCGTTAGACTCTAAGATCAAACGGTTGATACGACTACACGTCAGCACTCGCACTCGAGCGAACGCTGACGTGAAGAAACCTAATCCCGAAACGCCTCAGGAATGGTTGCGAAGACTTCAAGCCGAAGAAAAGGTTGAGCCATTTACGCCGATATCTGCTTGGAAAGCAGCTGAGAAGCTTGCTAAAGTGGCTATGATGAGAAAGTCTATGAATAAAGTGAGTGATTTACATGGCTTTGAGGATGCAAGATTTTAA